In Bacteroidota bacterium, the genomic stretch GAATATACTTTTATCCCTGTATAAATGGCTGTAATTAAAACCGTCAGATAAGTCAATGTTCCCAGGACTCCTGATTCTGTGAGCGGGCCGATGTACTCGCTATGCGCATTGCCCATATCACCCGAGTTGGTACTGATCACTGTTTTTTCATAAGATACCTGATAAGGTGCATATTGAAACATATAGGTGCCGGGTCCCCAGCCGAAAATCGGCTTTTCCTTGAACATCCTGAACGCTGAAGCCCAGCGGTTGAGCCGCTCCACATTTGACGGGTCGTTGGATATGTTGGAAATGGACTCTATATGCTGTGTGATATCCGATGACGAAACTTTACGGTTGCTTTCCATGCGGTTCAG encodes the following:
- a CDS encoding O-antigen ligase family protein, translating into LNRMESNRKVSSSDITQHIESISNISNDPSNVERLNRWASAFRMFKEKPIFGWGPGTYMFQYAPYQVSYEKTVISTNSGDMGNAHSEYIGPLTESGVLGTLTYLTVLITAIYTGIKVYSRSSRRAVKIFVLSVVLGLTTYAIHGFVNNFLDTDKASVPFWAFMAIIVALDVYFNPEKQAGKNQLT